From the genome of Desulfobacterales bacterium, one region includes:
- a CDS encoding radical SAM protein: protein MNSQSRVLLIHPPVVRPCEPPPGIARLAGALAWHGVECEILDANIEGLEYLLNSPAPAMDTWTRRAVTGIQRNLNALREPGTYTRLDRYRQAVLDLNRVLTQKGKTADVEITLSNYQDAALSPLNSGHLLSAFESPEKNCFFPYFENRLRELITAKRPDLIGISVNFLPQALCAFAMIGALKRLDSKVRIMMGGGLVTSWMKRPEWQNPFSGIIDTLVCGPGEQALLAALGIVITDEYPLPCFDGFSLDAYLSPGRVMPYSASSGCYWRKCAFCPERAEKNPYRPIPPALVLTQLTFLADRYRPALIHLTDNAVSPALLKALAGAPRIAPWYGFVRITAALVDPEFCRRLKRSGCVMLQVGLESGSQRVLNAFGKGIDLTLAAKALDCLKAAGIATYVYLLFGTPWETEADAEKTLAFTVVHHRAISFLNLAVFNLPAYGPEADLLLTGDFYDGDLSLYRNFSHPSGWDRHRVRQFLDKKFKRHPNVADIVRRDPPVFTSNHAPFIQTVSSSHR, encoded by the coding sequence ATGAATTCACAGTCCCGGGTGCTTCTGATTCATCCGCCGGTGGTGCGGCCCTGCGAGCCGCCGCCGGGCATTGCCCGGCTGGCCGGCGCATTGGCGTGGCACGGGGTTGAATGTGAGATACTGGATGCCAACATCGAGGGGCTCGAGTACTTATTGAACTCCCCAGCGCCGGCCATGGATACCTGGACCCGTCGCGCCGTCACGGGTATTCAACGGAATTTGAATGCGTTGCGGGAACCGGGCACCTACACCCGGTTGGACCGTTATCGCCAGGCGGTTTTGGATTTGAACCGGGTGCTCACCCAAAAAGGAAAGACCGCTGATGTGGAAATCACCTTATCCAATTATCAGGATGCCGCGCTTTCCCCATTGAACAGCGGGCATCTCCTATCGGCCTTTGAATCGCCCGAGAAAAACTGCTTTTTTCCTTATTTTGAAAACCGGTTGCGTGAATTGATCACGGCGAAACGGCCTGACCTGATCGGAATTTCAGTTAATTTTTTACCCCAGGCCTTGTGCGCGTTTGCCATGATCGGGGCGTTAAAACGGCTGGATTCGAAAGTTCGGATTATGATGGGCGGCGGATTGGTGACCTCCTGGATGAAGCGGCCCGAATGGCAAAACCCATTTTCCGGCATTATTGACACGCTCGTGTGCGGTCCGGGCGAGCAGGCGTTGCTGGCTGCCCTGGGGATAGTCATTACGGATGAGTATCCCCTTCCTTGTTTTGATGGATTTTCCCTGGACGCCTATCTTTCTCCCGGAAGGGTGATGCCCTATAGCGCCTCTTCGGGGTGCTACTGGCGAAAATGTGCGTTTTGCCCCGAACGGGCGGAAAAAAATCCCTATCGGCCGATTCCGCCGGCGCTGGTGCTGACGCAATTGACCTTTCTGGCCGATCGGTATCGGCCCGCCCTCATTCATTTGACGGACAATGCCGTAAGCCCGGCCCTGCTTAAAGCCCTTGCCGGCGCGCCGCGAATCGCTCCCTGGTACGGATTTGTCAGAATTACGGCGGCGCTGGTGGACCCGGAGTTTTGCCGAAGGTTAAAACGGTCTGGGTGTGTGATGCTTCAGGTTGGGCTTGAGTCGGGATCCCAGCGCGTGCTGAATGCCTTTGGCAAGGGGATCGATCTGACCCTTGCCGCAAAGGCGCTGGACTGTCTGAAAGCGGCCGGCATCGCCACCTATGTTTACCTGCTATTCGGAACTCCTTGGGAAACCGAGGCGGATGCTGAAAAAACGCTCGCCTTTACCGTGGTCCATCACCGGGCCATCTCGTTTCTGAACCTGGCGGTTTTCAATTTGCCCGCTTATGGGCCCGAGGCGGATTTGTTGCTTACCGGCGATTTTTACGACGGGGATCTGTCCTTGTATCGCAACTTTTCGCATCCTTCGGGCTGGGATCGGCACCGCGTTCGGCAGTTTTTAGATAAAAAGTTCAAGCGCCACCCGAATGTCGCGGATATTGTTCGCCGTGATCCGCCGGTGTTTACCTCCAATCATGCCCCTTTTATACAAACCGTTTCGTCATCTCATCGATGA
- a CDS encoding radical SAM protein, whose translation MTFPHNELAGYQGFEQGPIRPPSEAYSLLIRVTRNCPWNRCTFCTIYKTTQFSLRPVAHVIEDIDRVHRYLSGFFKNADASQPITRERAVAVADDIIPKDTMAFQAAYHWASTGMQSIFLQDANSLIIKPEALIHILRHLKKRFPWVERITSYARSRTIARIHDDDLGAMREAGLNRIHIGLESGADAVLKMISKGVDQATHIKAGLKVKKAGMELSEYVMPGLGGKALSTEHAMETAYTLNQINPDFIRLRSLTVPNQSCLYQVLAAGDFQKCTEIETAGEILLFLEHLNGITSTVKSDHVLNLFQEIEGTLPGDKPAMTGVIKTFLALPPADQCIYIVGRRMGILSQLSDMQRPHRYQKVQDTCTRLGITAENVDRFIDEMTKRFV comes from the coding sequence ATGACTTTCCCCCATAACGAACTGGCCGGGTACCAGGGCTTTGAGCAAGGCCCGATTCGGCCGCCCAGCGAGGCGTACAGCCTTCTAATACGCGTCACCCGCAATTGCCCTTGGAACCGGTGCACCTTTTGCACGATCTATAAAACAACGCAATTTTCCCTGCGCCCCGTCGCCCATGTGATCGAGGATATTGATCGCGTTCACCGGTATCTCTCCGGTTTCTTTAAAAACGCCGATGCGTCTCAGCCCATAACCCGGGAACGGGCGGTAGCCGTCGCCGATGACATCATCCCTAAAGACACCATGGCCTTTCAAGCCGCATACCATTGGGCAAGCACCGGCATGCAATCCATTTTCCTGCAGGATGCCAACAGCCTGATTATAAAGCCGGAGGCGTTAATCCACATTTTGCGGCATCTGAAAAAACGCTTTCCGTGGGTGGAAAGGATCACTTCCTATGCGCGGTCCCGCACCATCGCCCGCATTCATGACGATGATCTTGGGGCCATGCGGGAAGCCGGGTTGAACCGAATCCACATCGGGCTGGAATCCGGTGCCGATGCCGTATTGAAAATGATATCCAAGGGCGTTGACCAGGCCACCCACATCAAGGCGGGCTTGAAGGTGAAAAAGGCAGGCATGGAATTATCCGAATACGTGATGCCGGGTCTCGGTGGAAAAGCCCTGTCCACCGAGCACGCCATGGAAACGGCATATACGTTGAACCAAATCAACCCGGACTTTATTCGGCTTCGCTCCCTCACGGTTCCCAACCAATCCTGTCTTTATCAGGTACTTGCGGCCGGCGACTTTCAAAAATGCACGGAAATCGAAACCGCCGGGGAAATTCTTCTGTTTCTCGAACATCTTAACGGTATTACCAGCACGGTGAAAAGCGATCATGTTCTAAATCTGTTCCAGGAAATAGAAGGCACCCTGCCCGGGGATAAACCGGCCATGACGGGCGTTATAAAGACCTTTCTGGCCTTGCCGCCCGCGGATCAGTGTATCTACATCGTGGGCAGGCGCATGGGCATCCTGTCCCAACTATCCGACATGCAGCGCCCTCACCGCTATCAAAAGGTTCAAGACACCTGTACGCGGCTCGGCATTACCGCTGAAAATGTGGATAGGTTCATCGATGAGATGACGAAACGGTTTGTATAA
- a CDS encoding Mut7-C RNAse domain-containing protein has product MKTAFFRFYEALNDFLPQKRRNREFSCDFDGRPTVKHLIESIGVPHTEIDVILVNGVSVDFKHYVANSDRIAVYSVFNSLDIKPIFRLGPTPPRPAAFILDVHLGKLARMLRLLGFDALYRNDYEDSRIVQIAAAEHRIVLTRDVQLLKAKMVTHGYWIRAMNPEAQVVEVLRRFDLFNQFGAVPRCLACNGVIHETSKEAVWHLLEPKTKIYYREFFQCADCGRVYWKGTHFPRLKEKIDRWRALPSTCIING; this is encoded by the coding sequence ATGAAGACGGCTTTTTTTCGATTTTATGAAGCGTTAAACGATTTTTTGCCGCAAAAAAGACGTAACCGTGAGTTTTCCTGTGATTTTGATGGAAGGCCCACCGTGAAACACCTGATCGAGTCTATCGGGGTGCCGCATACGGAAATCGATGTCATTCTGGTCAACGGGGTATCCGTTGATTTTAAGCATTATGTCGCTAATTCCGACCGGATTGCCGTTTATTCCGTATTTAACAGCCTGGATATTAAGCCGATTTTTCGGCTTGGGCCCACGCCGCCAAGACCGGCGGCTTTTATTCTCGATGTGCATTTGGGAAAGCTTGCCCGAATGCTGCGGTTACTCGGATTTGATGCTTTGTATCGAAATGATTATGAAGACTCCCGGATTGTTCAAATTGCGGCCGCCGAGCACCGGATTGTGCTCACCCGGGATGTGCAACTGCTAAAGGCCAAGATGGTAACGCATGGATACTGGATACGGGCCATGAACCCCGAGGCGCAAGTCGTCGAGGTGCTTCGCCGGTTTGATCTTTTTAATCAATTTGGGGCTGTTCCCCGGTGCCTGGCCTGCAATGGCGTGATTCATGAAACCTCCAAAGAAGCCGTGTGGCACTTGCTTGAGCCCAAGACCAAGATCTATTACCGGGAATTTTTTCAGTGCGCCGATTGCGGCCGGGTATATTGGAAGGGGACGCATTTCCCGCGCTTAAAAGAGAAAATCGACCGGTGGCGAGCATTGCCATCCACATGCATTATAAATGGATAA
- a CDS encoding AMP-binding protein has translation MNGLMMDLPLLLSRMIDHAAEFHGDTEVVGRRLNNRIERRNYRTLRKQSAKLANALMAKGYGVGSKMGSLAWNTINHIEVHYGVMGIGASLHTMNPRLTIEHLAYMANKVDNALIFVDADTIRLAEQLEDKLPNLKGWVFLDEEEPLPPTTLSNIISKSELVKDAPEDIEWPQFDERQAATICFTSGTTGLPKGVVYSHRSTTLSSLNMTIATADSFINGELTVIMPIAPIFHANGWLMPFTAPMNGYKLVLPGRDFSPRGLIDLINSEKVTLVGAVPTVYMDIFANLKPGETFTALRAALISGTRAPDPLFDLFDKHGIKVGQQWGMTETPGCTHGTLPPGANELPAQERETMRRRTQGCVSFFVQHRIVDEEGKKLPHDGVACGEMQVRGNIVAGGYLGQGKEEMVDWLSSGDIACIHQDGRVEIVDRSKDVIKSGGEWISTQMLESAALGHSSIQRAAVISIPHPRWQERPLMLCTLKPGKMCTETELRDHLKEKVAHWWLPDRIEFIEEMALTTTGKIDKIALRRQYAGRSSQMVK, from the coding sequence ATGAACGGTCTAATGATGGATCTACCCCTGTTGTTATCTCGAATGATCGACCACGCCGCCGAGTTTCATGGAGATACCGAGGTGGTCGGCCGCAGGTTAAACAACCGGATCGAAAGAAGAAATTATCGAACTTTGAGAAAACAGTCGGCCAAACTGGCAAATGCGCTTATGGCGAAAGGGTATGGTGTCGGCAGCAAAATGGGATCTCTGGCATGGAATACAATTAACCATATCGAGGTGCACTACGGCGTTATGGGGATCGGGGCCTCCCTGCACACCATGAACCCGCGCCTGACCATTGAGCATCTGGCCTATATGGCAAACAAGGTGGATAATGCCCTCATCTTTGTGGATGCGGACACGATCCGGCTCGCTGAACAACTTGAGGATAAATTGCCGAATCTGAAGGGATGGGTTTTTTTGGATGAAGAAGAGCCTCTGCCGCCGACCACGCTTAGCAATATCATATCCAAATCCGAACTGGTAAAAGATGCGCCGGAAGACATCGAATGGCCGCAATTTGACGAACGTCAGGCGGCGACGATCTGTTTTACGTCGGGTACGACTGGATTGCCCAAAGGCGTTGTTTATTCCCATCGAAGCACAACCTTGAGTTCGTTGAATATGACCATTGCCACCGCCGATAGTTTCATCAATGGTGAATTAACGGTCATCATGCCGATAGCACCCATTTTTCACGCAAATGGCTGGCTGATGCCGTTTACGGCACCCATGAATGGTTACAAGCTGGTTTTGCCCGGCCGCGATTTTTCACCTCGGGGACTGATTGATCTGATTAACAGTGAAAAAGTCACCCTGGTCGGTGCAGTACCCACGGTGTATATGGATATTTTTGCAAACTTAAAGCCGGGGGAGACCTTTACGGCATTGAGAGCCGCTTTGATTTCGGGGACAAGAGCGCCGGACCCATTATTCGACCTTTTTGATAAACACGGCATCAAAGTTGGCCAGCAATGGGGGATGACCGAAACACCCGGATGCACCCACGGCACCTTACCACCGGGCGCCAATGAATTGCCGGCACAGGAACGAGAAACCATGCGAAGAAGAACGCAAGGATGCGTCTCCTTTTTCGTTCAGCATCGGATTGTCGATGAAGAGGGGAAGAAACTGCCCCATGACGGCGTTGCCTGCGGCGAAATGCAGGTCAGGGGCAACATCGTGGCCGGCGGCTACCTTGGGCAAGGTAAAGAAGAGATGGTTGACTGGTTGAGTTCCGGTGACATTGCCTGTATTCATCAGGACGGCCGGGTTGAAATAGTAGACAGAAGCAAAGATGTCATCAAGTCGGGGGGCGAATGGATCAGCACGCAAATGCTTGAGAGCGCGGCCCTGGGGCATTCAAGCATCCAACGTGCGGCGGTCATCAGTATACCACATCCCCGATGGCAGGAAAGGCCGTTGATGCTCTGCACATTAAAACCCGGAAAAATGTGCACGGAAACGGAATTGCGCGACCATTTGAAAGAAAAAGTGGCCCACTGGTGGCTGCCGGACAGAATAGAATTTATTGAAGAAATGGCGCTGACCACCACCGGTAAAATTGACAAAATAGCACTGAGACGCCAATATGCGGGCAGGTCTTCGCAGATGGTAAAATAG
- a CDS encoding response regulator: MASHDIPQARCLRWAWLPIPVFLGVMFLLLGWNVTSSYESPYFLLALNFIFIMLASLIAAYLAARAFLVNGELKLMMLGCGLLLWGFATIVATVFIEYGANVSVTIHNLGVMLSAGCHITAAIISTRSNGTTREPGLWLVGAYTCTMGIIGLVAIATLAGWTPVFFIQNSGGTTIRQVGLGSAIGMFITTAWLMGKQYHRSPSAFLYWYANGLALLAVGLLGVMMQSAQGTLLGWTGRTAQILGGIYILIAVITAVRDSRVWGFPLETVLHDTQARLEEQIERYELVFAGVGAAIWDWDVLNKRVVFSSHWKSMRGLTDEDVSDREEEWSSNIHPEDTSRVFTALQAHFNGKTPSFSEEYRIRCKDGSWKWVFDCGLAKRDAVGGVVRMAGSEMDITERKIAELKLVQENREIALVNRILRVFAEASGDELFDQVLKLVQEGLSSRHGVFGYITEPGHLTCPSLTRMLDECEVAGKCIHYPPEKWKGLWARALREKRPFYTNEASSVPAGHPPIRNNLAAPIIFHGEVIGLLNLANKEGGYIEADRVLLDAMAGRIAPLLYAWIQKKLREEESAKTKEALWRMNETLEQRVADRTALANARTKQLQSLAVELIETEERERRRIAHLLHEDLQQILAAARFQLQALRPNLVAEPILENVTHLLEESITKARRLSHELSPAVLYHSGLIDALKWLAEQMKKQFGLRVYLEAAAGQTVESMPIKIFMFRAIQELLFNVVKHAHVKSARIVISGSTDNVIAIVSDQGRGFDSNVLEPSTPVVGLGLLSIKERASYIGGSLVIESEPGRGSRFILALPLGVSKIDSMSPFDLKTEPPPDTPVKDPEIAGVKGISVLFADDHLVIRQGLIRLITGRPGIILAGEATTGYEAVDLARRLRPDVVLMDISMPEMDGIEATHRIKAELPQIRVIGLSMYEDEQISRAILEAGAEAFLNKAASASDLLKAIYANTGHNLSAKSA, translated from the coding sequence ATGGCTTCTCATGATATTCCACAAGCCCGTTGCCTGCGATGGGCATGGTTACCCATTCCTGTTTTTTTAGGTGTCATGTTCTTGCTGTTGGGATGGAATGTAACGAGCTCCTACGAATCGCCATACTTTCTTCTCGCACTCAATTTCATTTTTATCATGCTTGCGTCCCTGATAGCCGCTTATTTGGCAGCCCGGGCCTTCCTTGTCAACGGAGAGCTGAAACTGATGATGCTGGGGTGCGGGTTGCTGTTATGGGGTTTCGCCACAATTGTCGCTACCGTCTTTATTGAGTACGGTGCCAATGTGAGTGTGACGATCCACAACCTGGGTGTCATGTTATCGGCGGGTTGTCATATTACGGCCGCAATCATCAGTACCCGGTCGAATGGCACCACCAGAGAACCCGGCCTATGGCTTGTAGGGGCCTACACCTGCACCATGGGTATCATAGGCTTGGTGGCGATTGCGACCCTCGCCGGATGGACGCCGGTATTTTTTATTCAAAATTCGGGTGGAACCACCATACGACAGGTTGGATTAGGGAGCGCCATCGGCATGTTCATCACCACCGCATGGCTGATGGGAAAGCAATACCATAGATCGCCATCGGCTTTTTTGTATTGGTATGCAAATGGCTTGGCCTTGCTTGCGGTTGGATTATTGGGTGTAATGATGCAATCCGCCCAGGGGACCTTGTTGGGATGGACCGGTCGCACCGCCCAGATTCTCGGCGGGATTTATATTCTGATTGCAGTAATCACAGCTGTTCGGGATTCTCGTGTCTGGGGTTTCCCGTTGGAGACGGTTCTCCATGATACCCAGGCCAGGCTGGAAGAACAGATCGAACGGTATGAACTGGTGTTCGCCGGTGTCGGCGCCGCCATCTGGGACTGGGACGTTCTCAATAAACGCGTTGTATTTTCATCGCATTGGAAGTCAATGCGAGGCTTAACCGATGAAGACGTCAGTGACAGAGAGGAAGAATGGAGCAGTAATATTCATCCGGAGGATACAAGTCGAGTTTTCACCGCGTTGCAAGCTCATTTTAACGGTAAAACGCCTTCTTTTTCGGAAGAATACCGCATCCGCTGTAAAGATGGCTCTTGGAAGTGGGTCTTCGATTGCGGCCTGGCCAAACGCGATGCCGTCGGAGGTGTCGTGCGCATGGCAGGATCAGAAATGGATATCACCGAACGTAAGATCGCGGAGCTGAAACTCGTGCAGGAAAACCGTGAGATCGCACTGGTCAACCGCATCCTGCGTGTGTTCGCCGAGGCGAGCGGCGATGAGTTGTTCGATCAGGTATTGAAACTCGTGCAAGAGGGGCTATCCAGCCGGCACGGTGTGTTTGGATACATAACCGAGCCGGGCCACCTGACCTGCCCCAGTCTGACCAGGATGCTTGATGAGTGCGAGGTTGCCGGCAAGTGCATTCACTACCCGCCCGAGAAATGGAAGGGACTGTGGGCCCGTGCCCTGCGGGAGAAACGTCCATTTTATACCAACGAAGCGTCTTCGGTACCAGCCGGCCATCCACCCATTCGTAATAATCTGGCAGCCCCCATCATTTTTCATGGCGAAGTGATTGGGTTGTTGAACCTTGCCAATAAAGAGGGCGGCTATATCGAAGCCGACCGGGTGCTGCTGGATGCCATGGCCGGGCGGATTGCTCCGTTGCTCTATGCCTGGATTCAGAAGAAGCTGCGGGAGGAGGAGAGTGCAAAAACCAAAGAGGCACTGTGGCGAATGAATGAAACCCTGGAGCAGCGGGTGGCTGATCGCACCGCACTGGCCAATGCCAGGACAAAACAACTTCAATCCCTGGCGGTCGAGTTGATCGAGACCGAAGAGCGTGAACGGCGGCGGATTGCCCATTTGTTGCATGAAGATTTACAGCAAATATTAGCGGCCGCCCGTTTTCAGTTGCAGGCGCTTCGCCCAAACCTCGTCGCCGAACCCATCTTGGAGAATGTAACCCATCTTCTGGAGGAATCCATCACCAAAGCTCGTCGCCTGTCGCATGAATTAAGCCCGGCGGTTTTGTACCACTCCGGCCTGATAGACGCACTGAAATGGCTGGCCGAGCAAATGAAGAAACAGTTCGGACTGCGGGTCTATCTGGAAGCTGCCGCGGGACAGACCGTTGAAAGCATGCCCATCAAGATTTTCATGTTCCGCGCGATTCAAGAGCTATTATTCAATGTCGTAAAGCATGCCCATGTGAAGAGTGCCCGGATCGTCATATCCGGTTCTACAGACAACGTCATCGCTATCGTGAGCGACCAGGGGCGCGGGTTTGATTCCAATGTTTTGGAACCCTCCACACCAGTGGTAGGCTTGGGGCTGCTGAGCATTAAGGAACGAGCCAGTTATATCGGAGGCAGCCTGGTGATCGAAAGTGAGCCTGGTCGAGGCAGCCGTTTCATCTTGGCGCTTCCCCTGGGTGTTTCCAAAATCGATTCGATGTCTCCGTTCGATCTCAAAACCGAACCGCCGCCTGATACACCTGTCAAAGACCCGGAAATTGCCGGTGTGAAAGGGATCAGTGTCTTATTCGCCGATGATCACCTGGTAATTCGCCAGGGATTGATCCGGTTGATTACGGGGCGGCCGGGAATCATCTTGGCGGGTGAAGCGACAACAGGTTATGAAGCGGTTGATCTGGCCCGTCGTCTAAGACCGGATGTCGTCCTTATGGACATTTCTATGCCGGAGATGGACGGAATAGAAGCGACCCACAGAATCAAGGCCGAACTGCCCCAGATCCGCGTGATCGGATTATCCATGTACGAGGATGAACAGATCTCAAGGGCCATTCTTGAGGCGGGGGCCGAGGCCTTCTTGAACAAAGCCGCGTCCGCTTCCGATCTGCTCAAGGCGATCTATGCCAATACCGGCCATAACCTATCGGCAAAATCCGCATGA